A genomic segment from Aegilops tauschii subsp. strangulata cultivar AL8/78 chromosome 1, Aet v6.0, whole genome shotgun sequence encodes:
- the LOC109765465 gene encoding methionine aminopeptidase 1A gives MEKGASESSPLDCARCGKPASLQCPKCAQLKLPREAAAFCSQDCFKAAWASHKSVHTKVYSLTSQLSQEGWKYCLKKGRTRTMELPRFDWTGPLRPFPISKMRLVPDGIEKPDWALDGIPKIEPDSDLQKRVEIKTPEQIERMRETCRIAREVLDAGARIIKPGITTDEIDRVIHEETIARGGYPSPLNYHFFPKSCCTSVNEVICHGIPDARKLEDGDIVNIDVTVYYKGVHGDLNDTYFVGNVDEASKQLVRCTYECLEKAIAIVKPGVRFREVGEVISRHASMSGLSVVKSYCGHGIGELFHCAPNIPHYSRNKAVGIMKAGQTFTIEPMINTGLWRDRLWPDEWTAVTADGKRSAQFEHTLLVTESGVEVLTARLPSSPDVYPWLKPASANSK, from the exons ATGGAGAAGGGggcgtcggagtcgtcgccgctCGACTGCGCTCGCTGCGGCAAGCCCGCGTCTCTCCA ATGCCCCAAGTGCGCGCAACTGAAGCTCCCCCGTGAAGCTGCTGCTTTCTG TTCGCAGGATTGTTTCAAGGCAGCAtgggcctctcacaagtctgttCACACAAAGGTATATTCACTGACATCCCAGCTGTCTCAAGAAGGCTGGAAATATTGTTTGAAAAAGGGGCGGACCCGGACAATGGAGCTTCCTCGTTTTGACTGGACAGG TCCATTGAGACCATTTCCTATATCAAAGATGCGTTTGGTGCCAGACGGAATCGAGAAACCTGATTGGGCGCTTGAT ggaatccccaagattgagcCTGACAGTGATTTGCAGAAAAGAGTAGAG ATCAAGACCCCTGAGCAAATTGAAAGGATGAGGGAAACATGCCGA ATTGCAAGAGAAGTTTTAGATGCAGGTGCTCGTATAATCAAGCCAGGAATTACAACAGATGAAATCGATAGAGTGATTCATGAGGAGACAATTGCCAGAG GTGGATACCCGTCCCCATTGAATTACCATTTCTTCCCGAAGTCATGCTGCAC GTCAGTTAATGAAGTCATTTGCCATGGAATTCCTGATGCCAG AAAACTTGAAGATGGTGACATTGTAAACATTGACGTTACTGTATACTATAAAGGTGTTCATG GTGATTTGAATGATACATATTTTGTTGGAAATGTTGATGAAGCTTCGAAACAGCTTGTCCGTTGTACCTATGAGTGCTTGGAGAAAGCTATCGCAATAG TTAAACCTGGAGTTAGGTTTCGGGAAGTTGGAGAAGTCATAAGTAGACATGCATCGATGTCAGGTTTATCTGTG GTGAAATCTTATTGTGGTCATGGCATAGGAGAATTGTTCCACTGTGCCCCGAACATCCCTCATTATTCAA GAAACAAGGCTGTTGGTATCATGAAAGCTGGTCAGACATTTACAATTGAGCCAATGATTAACACAG GACTTTGGCGTGACCGTCTATGGCCTGACGAGTGGACTGCAGTGACTGCAGATGGTAAACGGAGTGCTCAATTTGAGCACACCCTTTTG GTGACGGAATCCGGAGTTGAAGTTTTGACAGCAAGACTGCCCTCATCACCGGACGTCTACCCATGGTTGAAGCCGGCGTCAGCAAATAGCAAGTGA